From Enterococcus mediterraneensis, the proteins below share one genomic window:
- a CDS encoding ABC transporter ATP-binding protein has product MIAINDISVTFGTHHVLKKLNFQINEGEIIGLVAPNGTGKSTLLNVLMNYVRPTSGTVAFDDLTYQTPKAEKKIHEQITMLPDQGDLYNFLSGRDHLEIYQKMWHKTSISPSQVIETLQMSGYIDKKVSAYSLGMRQRLCFAMQIVANTPYMLMDEVMNGLDPTNVELLSKVLVEKRAEGKAIVIASHLLENLSHYSDRVFFLKDGIFINEIKKDVPSKQVIKFTLPEKNLTQINGQKITTLPNGVSFISHNETQIAAILQELHNNGIYEFSIGPISLSDFYSMYFE; this is encoded by the coding sequence TATCAACGATATTTCTGTCACTTTTGGTACCCATCATGTCTTGAAAAAACTCAACTTTCAAATCAATGAAGGTGAGATCATCGGCTTGGTGGCTCCTAATGGCACCGGAAAATCCACCTTATTGAACGTTTTGATGAATTATGTGCGCCCCACAAGCGGAACAGTTGCTTTTGATGACTTGACCTATCAAACCCCTAAAGCCGAAAAAAAGATCCACGAACAAATAACGATGCTTCCGGATCAGGGAGATCTCTATAATTTTCTGTCTGGTCGAGATCATCTTGAGATCTACCAAAAAATGTGGCACAAAACCTCCATCTCGCCCAGTCAAGTGATCGAAACATTGCAGATGAGTGGTTATATAGATAAAAAAGTCAGTGCCTACTCGCTTGGAATGCGGCAAAGATTGTGTTTTGCGATGCAGATCGTAGCCAATACACCCTATATGCTGATGGATGAAGTCATGAATGGGTTAGATCCAACGAACGTCGAATTGCTGTCAAAAGTCCTTGTAGAAAAAAGAGCGGAAGGAAAAGCGATCGTCATCGCTTCTCACTTGCTGGAAAATCTTTCACACTATTCCGATCGGGTATTCTTTTTGAAAGATGGTATCTTCATCAACGAGATCAAAAAAGATGTTCCGTCAAAACAAGTGATCAAATTTACCTTACCAGAAAAAAATCTGACTCAAATCAACGGTCAAAAAATCACTACACTTCCCAACGGTGTCAGTTTTATTTCTCACAACGAGACCCAGATCGCGGCTATCCTTCAAGAGTTGCACAACAACGGTATCTACGAATTCTCTATCGGACCTATCAGTCTCAGTGATTTTTACTCGATGTATTTTGAATGA